One region of Pygocentrus nattereri isolate fPygNat1 chromosome 14, fPygNat1.pri, whole genome shotgun sequence genomic DNA includes:
- the LOC108412489 gene encoding aquaporin-5: protein MKLRSMFGLIMKDMWSISLLRDVFREFVGTTLFLFTSLSSVVLWPHFGPQSWDTITADPLVTMESLHECTPDPLHVSLAFGASVALTCVCLGGVHLNPALTLALVAGLRVSPWRAALYVGAQLLGALTACSLLLGIAPAPLRSNLGINELASGVHLYQAFSVEMAVTFQLVLSVLTVTHPKSAFLSLAPAVLGLSVTLGHLIAIGFTGCGMNPARSFGPAVLTLNFENHWVYWAGPCVGAVLAWLLYDLLLYPRWTSPSDWLMEFRQVFLTAPSKQPRSPESNTEI, encoded by the exons ATGAAGCTACGGTCCATGTTTGGTCTGATCATGAAGGACATGTGGTCCATCTCGTTATTGCGTGATGTTTTTCGTGAGTTTGTGGGTACCACCCTTTTCCTCTTCACCAGTCtttcttcagtggttctgtGGCCACATTTTGGCCCTCAGTCTTGGGACACCATAACTGCAGACCCTCTGGTGACAATGGAATCTCTACATGAGTGCACCCCAGACCCTCTTCATGTATCTTTGGCCTTTGGAGCTTCTGTTGCCCTCACATGTGTGTGCCTGGGTGGGGTGCATCTGAATCCGGCCTTGACCTTGGCCCTGGTGGCGGGGCTCAGGGTAAGCCCTTGGCGGGCTGCCCTGTATGTGGGGGCACAGCTGCTGGGGGCCCTTACTGCATGCAGCCTGCTGCTAGGCATAGCTCCTGCCCCTCTCAGGAGCAACTTGGGGATCAATGAG CTGGCCTCTGGAGTGCACCTCTACCAGGCGTTCTCAGTGGAGATGGCTGTGACGTTCCAGCTCGTTCTCTCTGTCCTGACTGTCACTCATCCAAAATCAGCCTTCCTCTCGCTGGCACCAGCAGTGCTGGGCCTGTCTGTCACTTTGGGGCATCTCATTGCG ATTGGCTTCACAGGCTGTGGAATGAATCCAGCTCGGTCATTTGGTCCAGCTGTGTTGACACTGAACTTTGAAAATCATTGG GTGTACTGGGCAGGACCGTGTGTGGGAGCAGTGCTGGCCTGGCTGCTGTATGACCTGCTCCTCTACCCCCGCTGGACCAGCCCGAGTGACTGGCTCATGGAATTCAGACAGGTTTTCCTTACAGCTCCCTCCAAACAGCCTAGAAGCCCTGAGAGCAACACAGAAATCTAG